The genomic window CTACCGGAGGATCTCCACGAGCAGCACCCATGCACCGACCACGGAGCCGATGAACACAAGGATGAAGCCGGCAGCCAGCCAGCCGAGACCGACCGACGAACCGAGGAGGAGCAACACACCGCCGATCACGAACGGGATCATCTGCAACACCGGCACCGCAGCCTTGAGGGCGCGCGGTCCGTGCTCGGCATCCTGGTGGCGGAGGATCCGGACCGCGGCGTCGATCGCGAACCACAGGGCGAGGGCGGTCAGGAGCAGGACCTCGACACCGTACAAGACGTCGGCCTGACCCGGGATGAGTCCTGCGGCAGCGACGACGACGATCAACACCAGGGAGCTGATCGTCGCCGCCGCCCGCGCCGGCATGGACGGGATCTCGATGATCTTGGCGATGTTCACGGACATCGCGACGATGATGAGTCCGGCGAGCGCCGCCGCAGCGCCCGCCGTCGCGACGAAGAAATCGTTCCACGCTTCAGTCATCGCTGCTCCTCGGGAAGCCGATGTCGTCCCGCGACACCACTGCAGTCACACGTCACCCCTCCGCAGGGGCGGCGATGTTCACCAGCCAGGTGATCCCGAAGCGGTCCTGCACCATGCCGAAGGAGTCGCCCCAGGGCGCCACGGTCAGCGGCTGCTGGACGGTGCCGCCATCAGAGAGCCGCTCGAAGTACTCGCGCAATTGGGTCTCGTCGGTGTCCGACCCACTCAGCGACATCGAGAAGTTGCTGCCCTCGCGGTAGTCCATGTGCTTCGGCGTGTCCGACCCCATGAAGACGACCCCGGCGTCGCCGGTCAGCTGGGAGTGCATCACCAGATCGACCTCGTCCGGCTCGACCGCGGCACCGAAGTCGCCGAACGTCGACACCGTCAGTTCGCCGCCGAAGACCCCCTGGTAGAACTCCATCGCCTCACGGGCTGTCCCGCGGAAGCCGAGATACGGGTTGAGCGTCGTCATGATCGTCCCTTTCGCCTGGACGGGCGCATCGTCGCGCTCGTCTCGCGATCATTCTCGCGCTCCGGTGTCGGATGTGCGAGCACGTTCTGGTGTCTCCGTCACGAGGGGCTGCGACGCCCACGGCTACTAGGCTCGTCTGGTGCCCTCGCAACCCCAGCCCCTCCGCATCGCGATGATCTCGCTCCACACCAGTCCCGGTGACGAGCCGGGTTCCGGTGACGCCGGCGGGATGAACGTCGTGGTCCGTCATCAGGCCGTCGCGATGGGTGCAGCGGGCCACGAGGTCGACGTCATCACCCGGCGGTCCTCTGCCGACCAGCCGTCCGCCGCATCCCTCGCCCCCGGCGTGACCCTGCGCTTCCTCGACGCCGGTCCCGCCGAACCGGTCGCGAAGGGTCGGCACGAAGAGTTCGTCGACGACTTCCGCTCGGAACTCGCCCGACTGCCGCGATACGACGTCCTGCACGCCCACCACTGGTTCTCCGGCATGGCCGCACTCCCCCTCGCGCGGGAACTGGGGATCCCGCATGTGCAGAGCTTCCACAGCATCGCCGCCGAGTCCACCACCCCGCTCTCGCACGGCGAGCGCGCCGAGTCCCCCGGGCGCCTGGCCGGAGAGGCACGGCTCGCCGCGGAGTCGGACGCGGTGGTCGCGATCAGCGCGGCCGAGGCCGACACCGCGATCACCCGGCTCGGAGCCCGCCCCGACCGGGTGTCGATCGTGCCGCCCGGTGTCGACGGGACGCTGTTCCACCCGCTCGACGGTCCTCGTTCCGGTCGCCCGACCGCGGTGGTCGCCGGTCGCCTCCACCCGCTGAAGGGTTTCGACCTCGCCATCGAGACCATCGCCGCGGTCGCGCCCGAGCTCCGCCCCGAACTCGTCATCGCCGGGGACGTCTCCGTCGACTACGACCGCTACGCCGAGGAACTCGCCGCCCTCGCCCGCGACCTCGGTGTCGCCGACGACGTCCGCTTCGTCGGGCCGCAGTCGCGCATCGGGCTCGCCACGCTGTTCCGCGAGAGCACGCTCGTGCTCGTCCCCTCGCACTCGGAGACGTACGGTCTCGTCGCGCTCGAAGCCGCGGCGAGCGGCGTGCCGACCGT from Plantibacter flavus includes these protein-coding regions:
- a CDS encoding VOC family protein, giving the protein MMTTLNPYLGFRGTAREAMEFYQGVFGGELTVSTFGDFGAAVEPDEVDLVMHSQLTGDAGVVFMGSDTPKHMDYREGSNFSMSLSGSDTDETQLREYFERLSDGGTVQQPLTVAPWGDSFGMVQDRFGITWLVNIAAPAEG
- a CDS encoding glycosyltransferase, which translates into the protein MPSQPQPLRIAMISLHTSPGDEPGSGDAGGMNVVVRHQAVAMGAAGHEVDVITRRSSADQPSAASLAPGVTLRFLDAGPAEPVAKGRHEEFVDDFRSELARLPRYDVLHAHHWFSGMAALPLARELGIPHVQSFHSIAAESTTPLSHGERAESPGRLAGEARLAAESDAVVAISAAEADTAITRLGARPDRVSIVPPGVDGTLFHPLDGPRSGRPTAVVAGRLHPLKGFDLAIETIAAVAPELRPELVIAGDVSVDYDRYAEELAALARDLGVADDVRFVGPQSRIGLATLFRESTLVLVPSHSETYGLVALEAAASGVPTVVAASGGLREAVVDGETGIVVDSRDPHIWGAAVSSILGDPKRLAQLGSAARRRAERFDWQRSGDALVDVYRTLLETAPAVATAPATSTS